Proteins encoded in a region of the Roseateles sp. SL47 genome:
- a CDS encoding aldose epimerase family protein, translated as MKPLQIREYGRMPDGRAVHEYTLDSGAGLRLSVIDLGGIVTRLEVPDARGHLANVVLGLPTLDDYRLRNPHFGVIVGRYGNRIGQGGFTLDGEHYPLDVNDGANCLHGGRQGFGTRVWEVEPESDSCLCLRLVSPDGDQGFPGRVTATVRYRLTDDRDWLVEYEATTDRATVINLTHHDYFNLAGGGSVLGHELELTASRYAEVDAGMIPTGLADVTGTPFDFRTPQRIEARIRQAHPQLQRAHGYDHSWVLDAPQDGELHRAARLRDPASGRSLEVLTTEPAVQFYSGNALDGSLASPDGQLYRQGDGLCLETQHHPDSPHHPDGPDWPSTVLRPGQTYRSRTLHRFG; from the coding sequence ATGAAACCCTTGCAGATTCGCGAATACGGACGCATGCCCGACGGCCGCGCCGTCCATGAGTACACCCTGGACAGCGGCGCCGGCCTGCGCCTGTCGGTCATCGACCTGGGCGGCATCGTCACCCGCCTGGAGGTGCCGGATGCGCGCGGCCACCTGGCCAACGTGGTGCTGGGGCTGCCGACGCTGGACGACTACCGACTGCGAAACCCGCATTTCGGTGTCATCGTCGGCCGTTACGGCAACCGCATCGGCCAGGGTGGCTTCACGCTGGATGGCGAGCATTACCCGCTGGACGTCAACGACGGCGCCAATTGCCTGCATGGCGGCCGCCAGGGCTTTGGCACGCGCGTGTGGGAGGTGGAGCCGGAATCGGACAGCTGCCTGTGCCTGCGCCTGGTGAGCCCGGACGGTGACCAGGGCTTTCCCGGCCGGGTGACCGCCACGGTGCGCTACCGCCTCACCGACGACCGGGACTGGCTGGTGGAGTATGAAGCCACCACCGACCGCGCCACCGTCATCAATCTCACCCACCACGACTACTTCAATCTGGCCGGTGGTGGCTCGGTGCTGGGCCATGAGCTGGAACTGACGGCCAGCCGGTATGCCGAGGTGGATGCCGGCATGATCCCCACCGGCCTGGCGGACGTCACCGGCACGCCGTTTGATTTCCGCACCCCGCAGCGCATTGAAGCCCGCATCCGGCAGGCGCATCCGCAATTGCAGCGGGCGCACGGTTATGACCACAGCTGGGTGCTGGACGCGCCACAGGACGGCGAACTGCATCGGGCCGCCCGCCTGCGCGACCCCGCTTCCGGCCGTTCGCTGGAAGTGCTGACCACCGAACCGGCCGTGCAGTTCTATTCCGGCAATGCCCTGGACGGCAGCCTGGCCAGCCCGGACGGCCAGCTCTACCGCCAGGGCGACGGCCTGTGCCTGGAGACCCAGCACCACCCGGATTCCCCCCATCATCCGGACGGTCCGGACTGGCCCAGCACCGTACTGCGGCCCGGCCAGACCTACCGCAGCCGCACCCTGCATCGATTCGGTTGA
- a CDS encoding SDR family NAD(P)-dependent oxidoreductase translates to MTLSASYPSLRDRRVLITGGATGIGATLVEAFAAQGARVGFIDIAREAGEALAAQLPGSAFVAADLTDIAALRSAIDQLREQLGGPFSVLLNNAANDKRHALETVTPEFWDAAMAVNIRHQFFAAQSVAPDMKALGGGSIINFGSFSWMLMQGGMAAYTTSKAGVQGLTRSLARDLGPFNIRVNTLVPGWVMTEKQLALWVNEETKKEIDQNQCLKKPLLPENIAAMALFLAADDSAMCTAQDYLVDGGWA, encoded by the coding sequence ATGACCCTCAGCGCAAGCTACCCCAGCCTGCGAGACCGCCGCGTGCTCATCACCGGCGGCGCCACCGGCATCGGTGCCACCCTGGTGGAGGCCTTTGCGGCCCAGGGCGCGCGGGTCGGTTTCATTGACATCGCGCGGGAGGCGGGCGAGGCCCTGGCGGCCCAGCTGCCGGGCAGCGCCTTCGTGGCCGCGGATCTCACCGACATCGCGGCGCTGCGCAGCGCCATCGACCAGCTCCGCGAGCAGCTCGGGGGCCCGTTCAGCGTGCTGCTCAACAACGCTGCCAACGACAAGCGCCATGCGCTGGAAACCGTCACGCCGGAATTCTGGGATGCGGCCATGGCCGTCAACATCCGGCACCAGTTCTTCGCCGCGCAGTCCGTGGCGCCGGACATGAAAGCCCTGGGTGGCGGCTCCATCATCAATTTCGGCTCCTTCAGCTGGATGCTGATGCAAGGCGGCATGGCGGCCTACACCACCTCCAAGGCCGGTGTGCAGGGCCTCACCCGCTCGCTGGCGCGAGACCTGGGCCCCTTCAACATCCGCGTGAACACGCTGGTGCCGGGCTGGGTCATGACCGAGAAGCAGCTGGCCCTCTGGGTCAATGAAGAAACGAAGAAGGAAATCGACCAGAACCAGTGCCTGAAGAAGCCGCTGCTGCCCGAAAACATCGCCGCCATGGCCTTGTTCCTGGCAGCTGACGACAGTGCCATGTGTACCGCACAGGACTATCTGGTCGATGGAGGTTGGGCATGA
- a CDS encoding aldehyde dehydrogenase family protein, whose translation MTTEFKNYINGEWVSGVETRPNVNPSDTSDIIGHYAQADAAQTEGAIAAAHAALGSWAFSTPQQRFDVLDQVGNEILARREEIGRLLSREEGKTLAEGMGETHRAAMIFKFFAAEALRVGGETLASVRPGVSVDVLRQPVGVVGLITPWNFPIAIPAWKIAPALAFGNAVVFKPAELVPGCAWTITEMLSRTALPKGVFNLVMGAGSQVGATLVDSPKVKALSFTGSVATGRRIIASCAARQAKVQAEMGGKNPVIILDDADLDVAVNSAVQSAYFSTGQRCTASSRIIVTEGIHDRFVDAVLAKLKTLKIDHALKAGTDIGPVVDQRQLDQNLRYVDIAKKEGGHLAWGGEVVERDTKGFYQLPALITETRNDMTISREEVFGPVANVVRVRDYDEALAVANDTEFGLSAGLCTTSLKHASHFKLHAQAGMVMINLPTAGVDYHVPFGGSKGSSYGPREQGSYAREFYTTVKTAYTFPG comes from the coding sequence ATGACCACCGAATTCAAGAACTACATCAACGGCGAATGGGTGTCCGGCGTGGAGACACGGCCCAACGTCAACCCGTCCGACACCAGCGACATCATCGGCCACTATGCCCAGGCCGATGCCGCCCAGACCGAAGGTGCGATTGCTGCCGCTCATGCCGCGCTGGGCAGCTGGGCCTTCAGTACGCCGCAGCAGCGCTTTGATGTGCTGGACCAGGTGGGCAACGAGATCCTCGCCCGTCGGGAGGAGATCGGCCGCCTGCTGTCCCGCGAGGAGGGCAAGACGCTGGCCGAAGGCATGGGCGAGACCCACCGCGCCGCGATGATCTTCAAGTTCTTTGCCGCCGAAGCGCTGCGGGTGGGCGGTGAAACGCTGGCCTCGGTGCGTCCTGGCGTGAGCGTGGATGTACTGCGCCAGCCGGTGGGTGTGGTGGGCCTGATCACGCCGTGGAATTTCCCGATTGCGATTCCGGCCTGGAAGATTGCCCCGGCGCTGGCCTTTGGCAATGCGGTGGTCTTCAAGCCGGCCGAGCTGGTGCCGGGCTGTGCCTGGACCATCACCGAGATGCTGTCCCGCACGGCGCTGCCCAAGGGCGTGTTCAATCTGGTGATGGGCGCCGGCTCCCAGGTGGGGGCGACGCTGGTCGATTCGCCGAAGGTCAAGGCCCTGAGCTTCACCGGTTCGGTGGCCACCGGCCGTCGCATCATTGCCAGTTGCGCGGCCCGCCAGGCCAAGGTGCAGGCGGAAATGGGCGGCAAGAATCCGGTCATCATCCTGGACGACGCAGACCTGGACGTGGCGGTGAATTCGGCGGTGCAGAGCGCCTATTTCTCCACCGGCCAGCGTTGCACCGCCAGCAGCCGCATCATCGTCACCGAAGGCATCCATGACCGCTTTGTGGACGCGGTGCTGGCCAAGCTCAAGACGCTCAAGATCGACCATGCGCTCAAGGCCGGTACCGACATCGGCCCGGTGGTGGACCAACGTCAGCTGGACCAGAACCTGCGCTATGTGGACATTGCCAAGAAAGAAGGCGGCCACCTGGCCTGGGGCGGCGAGGTGGTGGAGCGCGACACCAAGGGCTTCTACCAACTGCCGGCACTGATCACCGAGACCCGCAACGACATGACCATCAGCCGGGAAGAAGTCTTCGGCCCGGTGGCCAACGTGGTCCGCGTGCGGGACTATGACGAGGCGCTGGCGGTGGCCAACGACACCGAATTCGGTCTGTCCGCCGGCCTCTGCACCACCTCGCTCAAGCACGCCTCCCACTTCAAGCTGCACGCGCAGGCCGGCATGGTCATGATCAACCTCCCCACCGCGGGGGTGGACTATCACGTGCCCTTCGGCGGCTCCAAGGGGTCCAGCTACGGCCCTCGGGAGCAGGGCAGCTATGCGCGTGAGTTCTATACGACGGTGAAAACGGCCTACACCTTCCCCGGTTGA
- the tssJ gene encoding type VI secretion system lipoprotein TssJ: MMAALAAAAIIALALTACSSTPDPTQVSGSIAATATVNPSVSKRPSPVLVRVYELKAANAFNGADFVSLYQRDQAELGADVVAREEMTLQPGEKRPYTKTLGPDTRFIAVFAAYRDLEHARWRAVVPVQVGKKQKLTIQADELSVSATVEKP; the protein is encoded by the coding sequence ATGATGGCAGCGCTGGCGGCAGCGGCCATCATTGCCCTGGCGTTGACCGCCTGCTCCAGCACCCCCGACCCCACCCAGGTCAGCGGCAGCATTGCCGCCACGGCCACGGTGAATCCGAGCGTGAGCAAACGCCCATCGCCGGTGCTGGTGCGGGTGTATGAGCTGAAGGCGGCCAATGCCTTTAATGGGGCGGACTTCGTCTCGCTCTACCAGCGCGACCAGGCCGAACTCGGCGCGGACGTGGTGGCGCGCGAGGAAATGACGCTGCAGCCGGGCGAAAAGCGCCCCTACACCAAGACGCTGGGGCCAGACACCCGCTTCATTGCCGTCTTCGCTGCCTACCGGGATCTGGAACACGCGCGCTGGCGCGCCGTGGTGCCGGTGCAGGTCGGCAAGAAGCAGAAGCTCACCATCCAGGCCGACGAACTGTCGGTCAGCGCTACCGTCGAGAAACCGTGA
- a CDS encoding dihydrodipicolinate synthase family protein, whose product MSSSFPRPFKGVFPVVPTTFTADGGLDLDSQKRCVDFMIDAGSNGLCILANFSEQFVLGDDERETLTRSILEHVAGRVPVIVTTTHFSSQICIERSRRAQAQGASMVMVMPPYHGATLRVSEAGIYEFYSRLSDALDIPVMIQDAPMAGTPLPAPFLARMAKELKQIRYFKIETAGAASKLRDLIALGGEAIEGPWDGEEAITLLADLDAGATGAMTGGGFPDGIRRIVDAYAAGDRETAVAEYGRWLPLINYENRQGGILTAKALMKEGGVIASDAPRHPFPPMSAPVRAGLLDAARRLDPLVLRWAR is encoded by the coding sequence ATGAGCTCAAGCTTCCCCAGGCCCTTCAAGGGCGTGTTCCCCGTGGTTCCGACCACTTTCACCGCCGATGGCGGTCTGGACCTGGACAGCCAGAAGCGCTGCGTGGATTTCATGATCGATGCCGGCTCCAACGGGCTGTGCATCCTCGCCAATTTCTCGGAGCAGTTCGTGCTTGGCGACGATGAGCGCGAAACGCTGACCCGCAGCATCCTGGAGCATGTGGCGGGCCGCGTGCCGGTGATTGTGACCACCACCCACTTCAGCAGCCAGATCTGCATCGAACGCAGCCGCCGCGCGCAGGCCCAGGGCGCGTCGATGGTGATGGTGATGCCACCCTATCACGGTGCCACCTTGCGGGTGAGCGAGGCGGGCATCTACGAGTTCTATTCCCGCCTGTCGGACGCGCTGGACATCCCGGTGATGATCCAGGACGCCCCGATGGCGGGCACGCCGCTGCCCGCGCCGTTCCTGGCCCGCATGGCCAAGGAGTTGAAGCAGATCCGCTATTTCAAGATCGAAACGGCCGGCGCGGCGAGCAAGCTGCGCGACCTGATCGCGCTGGGCGGCGAAGCGATTGAAGGCCCGTGGGACGGTGAAGAAGCCATTACGCTGCTGGCCGACCTGGATGCCGGTGCCACCGGCGCCATGACGGGCGGGGGCTTCCCGGACGGGATCCGCCGCATTGTGGATGCCTACGCGGCGGGCGACCGCGAAACCGCCGTGGCGGAATATGGTCGCTGGCTGCCGCTGATCAACTACGAAAACCGCCAGGGCGGCATCCTCACGGCCAAGGCGCTGATGAAGGAAGGCGGCGTGATTGCCAGCGACGCGCCACGCCACCCGTTCCCGCCGATGTCGGCACCGGTGCGGGCCGGCTTGCTGGATGCCGCCCGCCGGCTGGACCCGCTGGTGCTGCGCTGGGCGCGGTAA
- a CDS encoding alpha/beta hydrolase family esterase, translated as MRRIMIFTVVSLLAACGGGSDTDAETTAQAQSTVVAADELVTTTVPGFLHSVDIYKTARATRAIVLLHGGGGNKSAIAYQVGLNDNATTTRLGTIHWAWLDSNKVMLIVPQGQHIDSEANASTWRNYAMESGQDDKAFLQALAAKIRSDYGIADITLMGHSMGGVMTNRMWCESPSTFNAYVSVAGPASTSFNRAATPCAPGTSIRPYMGIIGDSDEVMQTAGAWEAATWTVNPTVVASSRTAWENPFVIGEFHQQQIRTQLMCNGTLGSQDFVHEGQVDTWRSCGGSLVLKRVLGADHGVSSIDAQMGNASNLDVMNAVMSFVTSR; from the coding sequence ATGCGCAGAATCATGATCTTCACTGTTGTGTCCCTGCTGGCCGCCTGCGGCGGCGGTTCTGATACCGATGCAGAAACCACGGCACAGGCCCAGTCCACCGTGGTGGCCGCTGACGAGCTGGTGACCACCACCGTTCCGGGCTTTCTCCATTCGGTGGACATCTACAAGACCGCCCGAGCCACGCGCGCCATCGTGCTGCTGCACGGCGGTGGCGGCAACAAGAGCGCCATTGCGTATCAAGTCGGCCTGAACGACAACGCCACCACCACCCGACTGGGCACCATCCACTGGGCCTGGCTGGACAGCAACAAGGTGATGCTGATCGTGCCACAGGGCCAGCACATCGACTCCGAGGCCAATGCCAGCACCTGGCGCAACTACGCCATGGAGTCCGGCCAGGATGACAAAGCCTTCCTGCAGGCCTTGGCCGCCAAAATCCGCAGCGACTACGGCATTGCGGACATCACGCTGATGGGCCACTCCATGGGCGGTGTGATGACCAACCGGATGTGGTGTGAATCACCATCGACCTTCAATGCCTACGTGTCCGTGGCGGGGCCGGCCTCGACCAGCTTCAATCGCGCCGCCACCCCTTGCGCGCCGGGCACGTCGATACGGCCTTACATGGGCATCATCGGCGATAGCGACGAAGTCATGCAGACCGCCGGAGCCTGGGAGGCAGCCACCTGGACGGTCAACCCGACGGTGGTGGCTTCGTCCCGCACCGCCTGGGAAAACCCGTTTGTCATTGGCGAGTTCCATCAGCAGCAGATCCGCACGCAGCTGATGTGCAACGGCACCTTGGGCAGTCAGGACTTCGTCCATGAAGGCCAGGTCGACACCTGGCGATCCTGCGGCGGCAGCCTGGTGCTCAAGCGCGTGCTGGGAGCGGATCACGGGGTGAGTTCCATTGACGCTCAAATGGGTAATGCCTCCAATCTGGACGTCATGAATGCCGTGATGAGCTTTGTCACCAGCCGCTAA
- a CDS encoding LysR family transcriptional regulator, which produces MDDAPNPNWFLRARLKTRQLLLLIALDDHRNIHRAAEALCMTQPAASKQLKDLEDMLEVKLFERLPRGMEPTLFGETMIRHARMALTSLAAAHDDIVALKKGLTGQVEVGVIMTPGMSLLPKAIARIKAKAPLLRIGVQMDTSKVLLELLKRGVLDFMIGRILEEDGSGGLHYEELTGEPACAVARLGHPLLSRDDLSLADLATQSWILPPPGSVLRHRWELMFRRAALEPPADAVDTTALLVITALLQQTDSLHVMPLEVARYYASLQALAILPIELPCAMDPFGIITREGHLLSPGARALLGEVRAVASQLY; this is translated from the coding sequence ATGGACGACGCTCCCAATCCCAACTGGTTTCTCCGTGCGCGCCTGAAGACGCGCCAGCTGCTGCTGTTGATTGCGCTGGATGACCATCGCAACATCCACCGCGCGGCCGAAGCCTTGTGCATGACCCAGCCGGCGGCGTCCAAGCAGCTGAAGGACCTGGAAGACATGCTGGAGGTGAAGCTGTTTGAGCGGCTGCCGCGCGGCATGGAACCGACGCTGTTCGGCGAGACGATGATCCGCCATGCCCGTATGGCCTTGACCAGCCTGGCCGCCGCGCATGACGACATCGTGGCCCTGAAGAAGGGGCTGACCGGGCAGGTGGAAGTGGGCGTGATCATGACGCCGGGGATGTCGCTGCTGCCCAAGGCGATTGCGCGGATCAAGGCCAAGGCACCGCTGCTGCGCATTGGCGTGCAGATGGACACCAGCAAGGTGCTGCTGGAGCTGCTCAAGCGTGGCGTGCTGGACTTCATGATCGGCCGCATCCTGGAGGAGGACGGCTCGGGCGGGCTGCACTATGAAGAGCTGACGGGTGAGCCGGCCTGTGCGGTGGCCCGGCTGGGGCATCCGCTGCTGAGCCGCGACGATCTGTCTTTGGCGGATCTGGCCACACAGTCCTGGATTCTGCCGCCACCCGGCAGTGTGCTGCGGCACCGCTGGGAGCTGATGTTCCGCCGCGCGGCGCTGGAGCCGCCGGCGGATGCGGTGGACACCACCGCGCTGCTGGTCATCACCGCGCTGTTGCAGCAGACGGATTCACTGCATGTGATGCCGTTGGAGGTGGCGCGTTATTACGCATCGCTGCAGGCGCTGGCCATCCTGCCGATCGAGCTGCCGTGCGCGATGGATCCGTTCGGAATCATCACGCGGGAAGGGCATCTGCTGTCCCCCGGCGCGCGGGCGCTGCTGGGTGAAGTGCGTGCGGTGGCGTCTCAGCTGTATTGA
- the tssK gene encoding type VI secretion system baseplate subunit TssK produces MSWHSKVIWSQGMFLLPHHFQQETRYLEHLVDSRVRSIATHGWGFTSLELDEALLAVGRLGLMRARGVLPDGTPFHITQTDPAPPPLDVPATLKDEIIYLAAPMARPGANQVAFSSEAGAAEPRPDGLDLMRYRVLDQDLRDATNVGDEPEPVQTASLALRLLPARELHDGYAAIGVARVAERRADQQVVLDTSYVPPQTRLDATAHLASMASLLHGLVRQRAQLLASRMGQLNTGVSELADFLMLQALNRADPLFRQHAGAPHQHPEALHRDCLQLAGDLATFVSDSRLASDYPLYRHDDLRGSFAPLLEDLRRMLSVVLERNALQIDLVDRTHGVRTAVVGDPELLRSASFVLAVNAQVGAEQLRQRFPAQSKLGPVDKIRDLVNLQLPGIALRALPVAPRQLPFHAGFHYFELDRGGELWKQLERSGSMALHVAGDFPGLELELWAIRQ; encoded by the coding sequence GTGAGCTGGCACAGCAAAGTCATCTGGTCGCAGGGCATGTTCCTGCTGCCCCACCATTTCCAGCAGGAAACCCGTTATTTGGAGCACCTGGTGGACAGCCGGGTACGCTCGATTGCCACCCACGGCTGGGGTTTCACCAGCCTGGAGCTGGACGAGGCCCTGCTGGCCGTGGGCCGCCTGGGTCTGATGCGGGCCCGTGGGGTGCTGCCCGATGGCACGCCCTTCCACATCACCCAGACCGATCCGGCCCCGCCACCCCTGGACGTACCGGCGACGCTGAAGGACGAGATCATCTACCTGGCCGCGCCGATGGCGCGCCCCGGCGCCAATCAGGTGGCCTTCAGCAGCGAAGCCGGCGCAGCCGAGCCGCGCCCCGATGGCCTGGACCTGATGCGCTACCGGGTGCTGGACCAGGACCTGCGCGACGCCACCAATGTCGGTGACGAACCGGAGCCGGTGCAGACCGCCTCGTTGGCCTTGCGCCTGCTGCCCGCACGTGAATTGCATGATGGGTATGCCGCCATCGGTGTGGCCCGCGTGGCCGAACGCCGGGCGGACCAGCAGGTGGTGCTGGACACCAGTTATGTGCCGCCGCAGACCCGGCTGGACGCCACCGCGCACCTGGCCTCGATGGCCTCGCTGCTGCACGGGCTGGTGCGCCAACGGGCCCAGTTGCTGGCTTCCCGCATGGGCCAGCTCAACACCGGCGTGTCGGAACTGGCGGACTTCCTGATGCTGCAGGCGCTGAACCGGGCCGATCCGCTGTTCCGCCAGCATGCCGGCGCCCCGCATCAGCATCCCGAGGCACTGCACCGCGACTGCCTGCAACTGGCCGGCGACTTGGCCACCTTTGTCAGCGACTCGCGGCTGGCCAGCGACTACCCGCTGTATCGCCATGACGACCTGCGCGGCAGTTTTGCGCCGCTGCTGGAGGACCTGCGCCGCATGTTGTCGGTGGTGCTGGAGCGCAATGCCCTGCAGATCGACCTGGTGGACCGCACCCATGGCGTTCGCACCGCCGTGGTGGGCGACCCCGAACTGCTGCGAAGCGCCAGCTTCGTGCTGGCGGTGAATGCGCAGGTCGGCGCCGAGCAATTGCGCCAGCGCTTCCCGGCGCAGTCCAAGCTGGGCCCGGTCGACAAGATTCGCGATCTGGTCAACCTGCAGTTGCCCGGCATTGCGCTGCGCGCGTTGCCGGTGGCGCCGCGTCAGTTGCCCTTCCACGCCGGTTTCCATTATTTCGAGCTGGACCGCGGCGGCGAGCTGTGGAAGCAGCTGGAACGCAGCGGCAGCATGGCGCTGCACGTGGCGGGCGACTTTCCGGGGCTGGAGCTCGAGCTCTGGGCCATCCGCCAATAG
- the yjfF gene encoding galactofuranose ABC transporter, permease protein YjfF, producing MTVVLLVLLLTVGGVLYDGFAAPQVMLNLLIDNAYLLVLAVGMSLVILSGGIDLSVGAVLALSTTVAAWLLHKGQWPAPVVMGVVLAGGTLFGVMQGALIHLFRLQPFIVTLAGMFLARGLCYLISVDSITISDETFVQISQMQIPLPGGFLSPGAVMALMLLAVGIWLAHRSGFGRAVYALGGNESSALMMGLPVGRTKLMVYGFSGFCASLAGLLFGFYMLSGYGLHAQGAELDAIAAVVIGGTMLSGGYGYVAGALSGVLVLGTIQTLIAFDGTLSSWWTKIVIGGLLFVFCVVQRLLSRPLAGSAPGTAPMG from the coding sequence ATGACCGTGGTGCTACTGGTCCTGCTGCTGACGGTGGGCGGTGTGCTCTACGACGGATTCGCGGCGCCGCAGGTGATGCTCAACCTGCTCATCGACAATGCCTACCTGCTGGTGCTGGCCGTGGGCATGAGCCTGGTGATTCTGTCGGGCGGCATTGATCTGTCGGTGGGCGCGGTGCTGGCGCTGTCCACCACGGTGGCGGCCTGGTTGCTTCACAAGGGTCAGTGGCCGGCGCCGGTGGTGATGGGTGTGGTGCTGGCGGGCGGCACCTTGTTCGGCGTGATGCAGGGCGCGCTGATTCATCTGTTCCGGCTGCAGCCTTTCATCGTGACACTGGCCGGCATGTTCCTCGCGCGCGGGCTGTGTTATCTCATCAGCGTCGATTCCATCACCATCAGTGACGAGACCTTTGTGCAGATCTCGCAAATGCAGATCCCCTTGCCTGGCGGCTTTTTATCGCCGGGTGCAGTGATGGCGCTCATGCTGCTGGCGGTGGGCATCTGGCTGGCGCATCGCAGCGGCTTTGGCCGTGCCGTGTATGCGTTGGGCGGCAATGAATCGTCAGCGCTGATGATGGGGCTGCCGGTGGGCCGCACCAAGCTCATGGTCTATGGGTTCAGCGGCTTTTGCGCGTCGCTGGCGGGTCTGCTGTTCGGCTTTTACATGCTCTCCGGTTATGGGCTGCATGCCCAGGGCGCCGAGCTGGATGCGATTGCCGCAGTGGTGATCGGCGGCACGATGCTCAGTGGCGGGTATGGCTATGTGGCGGGCGCCCTCTCCGGCGTGCTGGTGCTGGGCACCATCCAGACCCTGATTGCCTTTGACGGCACACTGAGCTCCTGGTGGACCAAGATCGTCATCGGCGGCCTGCTGTTTGTTTTTTGCGTGGTGCAGCGGCTGTTGTCCCGACCCTTGGCCGGTTCAGCCCCAGGCACTGCGCCCATGGGGTGA
- a CDS encoding FadR/GntR family transcriptional regulator, with protein MKTRADHSTYRRQPEGKSMHGRIVSDLGLAIVSGSLQPGDRLPPEPQLLERYEISRPVLREAIRVLVAKGLVVSRQRAGALVRPRNEWHLLDPDVLYWLIQTKPQQEFLNTLMEVRRTFEPAAAALAARSATDDQVRQIEQAFTGMAAATDVEQLLEPDLAFHRSIAEATGNDLMAYIGNMLSLALRESIILSSQLPNTHELSLPRHEAILTAIRNRDPLAARQATLVQLQETDDDLSNVLSSQGIVDLA; from the coding sequence ATGAAGACACGCGCCGACCATTCCACCTACCGCCGCCAGCCCGAGGGCAAGAGCATGCACGGCCGCATCGTCAGCGATCTCGGCCTGGCGATCGTGTCCGGCTCGCTGCAACCGGGCGACCGGCTGCCGCCGGAGCCGCAACTGCTGGAGCGTTACGAGATCAGCCGCCCGGTGCTGCGTGAAGCCATTCGGGTGCTGGTGGCCAAGGGGCTGGTGGTGTCGCGTCAGCGGGCCGGCGCCCTGGTGCGGCCGCGCAATGAATGGCATCTGCTGGATCCGGACGTGCTGTATTGGTTGATCCAGACCAAGCCGCAGCAGGAGTTTCTCAACACCTTGATGGAAGTGCGGCGGACCTTCGAACCGGCGGCGGCTGCCCTGGCAGCGCGCTCGGCGACGGACGATCAGGTGCGGCAGATCGAGCAGGCGTTTACCGGCATGGCGGCCGCCACCGATGTGGAGCAGTTGCTGGAGCCGGACCTGGCCTTTCACCGCAGCATTGCCGAGGCCACCGGCAACGATCTGATGGCCTACATCGGCAACATGCTGTCGCTGGCGCTGCGGGAGTCCATCATCCTCAGCAGCCAGTTGCCGAATACGCATGAGCTGTCGCTGCCCCGGCACGAGGCCATCCTCACGGCAATCCGCAACCGCGACCCGCTGGCCGCCCGGCAGGCCACCCTGGTGCAACTGCAAGAGACGGACGACGACCTCTCCAATGTGCTGTCGTCCCAAGGCATTGTCGATCTGGCCTGA
- a CDS encoding SMP-30/gluconolactonase/LRE family protein, producing MSAGPASARVLVNNGDRLGECALWCERDQVLYWTDIDSARLFRWRAFDGSVTDWPLAEPLGSFALCDTPGWLLLGLAAGPALFDLSTGRTGPQTPVEADEPRTRINDGRCDPQGRFVFGMFNPHGQAIGGYYRVDGEAEDGLRIERLPLPAAIVGNSLSFSPDGGTLYYTDSPQRRIWALDYHADGRLGPARVHVRLADTDGEPDGATVDSEGGLWSSLWGAGAVARFDAQGRETLRLPMPASQPTCPVFGGAQLDRLFVTTARKYCEHEPLAGAVFELDAQGYRGLPPHRFKFR from the coding sequence ATGAGCGCCGGGCCCGCGTCGGCCCGTGTGCTGGTCAACAACGGCGACCGCCTGGGCGAATGCGCCCTCTGGTGCGAGCGGGACCAGGTGCTCTACTGGACCGACATTGACAGCGCCCGGCTCTTCCGCTGGCGGGCCTTTGACGGCAGCGTCACCGACTGGCCCTTGGCCGAGCCGCTGGGCAGCTTTGCGCTGTGCGACACCCCGGGTTGGCTGCTGTTGGGGCTGGCCGCCGGCCCTGCCCTGTTCGACCTGTCCACCGGGCGCACCGGCCCACAAACACCGGTCGAGGCGGACGAGCCCCGCACCCGCATCAATGACGGCCGCTGCGACCCGCAGGGCCGTTTTGTTTTTGGCATGTTCAATCCGCATGGGCAGGCCATTGGCGGCTACTACCGGGTCGACGGGGAAGCGGAAGACGGGCTGCGCATTGAACGTCTCCCCCTGCCCGCCGCCATCGTCGGCAACTCGCTGAGCTTCAGCCCGGACGGTGGCACGCTGTACTACACCGATTCCCCGCAACGCCGCATCTGGGCCCTGGACTACCACGCCGATGGTCGGCTGGGGCCGGCGCGGGTGCATGTGCGGCTTGCCGACACCGACGGGGAGCCGGACGGCGCCACCGTGGACAGCGAAGGTGGCCTGTGGTCGTCCCTCTGGGGTGCTGGCGCAGTGGCTCGCTTTGATGCCCAGGGCCGTGAAACCCTGCGCCTGCCGATGCCGGCCAGCCAACCCACCTGCCCGGTGTTTGGTGGGGCACAACTGGACCGTCTGTTTGTCACCACCGCCCGCAAGTACTGCGAGCACGAACCGCTGGCTGGCGCCGTCTTTGAACTGGACGCCCAGGGCTACCGCGGCCTTCCGCCGCACCGATTCAAATTCCGCTGA